The Coffea arabica cultivar ET-39 chromosome 8e, Coffea Arabica ET-39 HiFi, whole genome shotgun sequence genome window below encodes:
- the LOC113704616 gene encoding uncharacterized protein — protein MAGFEAWEQEDSMIMSWLWNSMIPEISDTCMFLPTAKAIWDALHQTYSKVNDAALIYDIKTKTTGAKQGTKTVTEYANFLQNQWQELDYYRTLDLNCSKCAAFIKKFIERDQVYDFLAGLNSEFDLERIQILGRPEFPSLTEAISQVRGEESRRGIMLELPSIENSALLSSKPQRLVLNKVAADKTNQTSGQKNREELWCTYCKKP, from the coding sequence ATGGCGGGGTTTGAAGCATGGGAACAAGAGGATTCAATGATCATGTCTTGGTTATGGAATTCCATGATTCCTGAAATCAGCGATACATGTATGTTTCTTCCTACAGCAAAAGCAATTTGGGATGCCCTTCATCAGACATATTCCAAGGTTAATGATGCAGCTCTTATCTATGACATCAAGACAAAGACAACTGGAGCAAAACAAGGGACAAAAACAGTGACGGAGTATGCCAATTTTCTGCAAAACCAGTGGCAGGAACTGGATTATTATAGGACACTTGATTTGAACTGTAGCAAATGTGCAGCATTTATCAAGAAGTTCATAGAAAGGGATCAAGTTTATGATTTTTTGGCTGGCCTAAACTCTGAATTCGATCTTGAACGAATTCAAATTCTGGGCAGGCCAGAATTTCCCTCTTTAACAGAAGCAATATCTCAGGTACGTGGAGAAGAAAGTCGCAGGGGTATTATGTTAGAGCTACCTTCAATAGAAAATTCAGCCCTTTTAAGTTCCAAACCTCAGCGGTTGGTACTGAACAAGGTTGCTGCGGACAAGACCAATCAAACAAGTGGGCAAAAGAATCGCGAGGAGTTGTGGTGCACATACTGCAAGAAACCATGA